A section of the Tenrec ecaudatus isolate mTenEca1 chromosome 10, mTenEca1.hap1, whole genome shotgun sequence genome encodes:
- the POLG2 gene encoding DNA polymerase subunit gamma-2 isoform X2, with product MRARAAAWAGRSTRWSGRGGGGLLGRWAESSGPFGGQRRWRAELPRGREPPGAPGSGEGPETLLEICRRRHFLGGSQRPLGRESLLSGCHSGLGPLGLELRKNLAAAWWSSVVVFREQVFPVDARHHQPGPWQPGDGAFRLVSAERLREILQDKELSKEQLVAFLENLLKTSGNLRESLLHGALENYANCLDLVNRRLPYGLAQIGACFHPVGDAKQTPNGVQRIGEKTVASLVWFTSARTASQWLDFWLRHRLQWWRKFAMTPSNFSSSECQDEDGRKGNQLHYSFPWGKEPIETLWNLGDRELVLTYPADVSTLHGRDGRKNVVPCVLSINGDLDRGVLAYLYDSLQLSEDAFTRKKHLHRKVLKLHPCLAPIKVALDVGRGPAVELRQV from the exons ATGCGCGCTCGTGCGGCGGCCTGGGCCGGCCGTAGCACGCGCTGGTCGGgccgcgggggtggggggctgctgggACGCTGGGCGGAAAGCAGCGGCCCCTTCGGCGGGCAGCGGAGGTGGCGCGCAGAGCTTCCTCGGGGCCGCGAGCCGCCCGGAGCCCCCGGGTCCGGCGAGGGCCCCGAGACGCTGCTGGAGATCTGCCGGCGAAGGCACTTCCTCGGTGGGAGCCAGCGGCCGCTTGGCCGGGAGTCCCTTCTGAGCGGGTGCCACTCCGGCTTGGGGCCCTTGGGCCTGGAGCTGCGGAAGAACCTGGCGGCAGCGTGGTGGTCCTCGGTGGTGGTGTTCCGGGAGCAGGTCTTCCCGGTGGACGCCCGCCACCACCAGCCGGGCCCGTGGCAGCCGGGGGACGGTGCCTTCAGGTTAGTTTCTGCAGAGAGGCTACGCGAAATCTTGCAAGACAAAGAGCTGAGTAAGGAACAGCTGGTAGCGTTTCTCGAGAACTTACTTAAAACCTCGGGGAACCTCCGGGAGAGCCTGCTTCACG GTGCCTTGGAGAACTATGCTAATTGCCTGGATCTCGTCAATAGGAGGCTGCCGTACGGCCTTGCTCAGATTGGAGCGTGTTTTCATCCTGTTGGGGATGCCAAACAGACACCTAATGGTGTTCAAAG AATTGGTGAGAAGACTGTAGCCTCCCTGGTTTGGTTTACTTCTGCAAGAACTGCAAGCcagtggcttgatttttggttacGCCATCGACTCCAGTGGTGGAGAAAG TTTGCGATGACTCCGTCTAACTTCAGCAGCAGTGAGTGTCAGGATGAAGATGGACGGAAAGGAAACCAGCTTCACTACAGCTTTCCCTGGGGAAAGGAGCCAATAGAAACCCTGTGGAACCTAGGAGACCGTGAACTCGTACTTACTTATCCTGCAGACGTGTCTACATTACAC GGCCGAGATGGGCGGAAGAACGTGGTTCCTTGTGTTCTGTCTATAAATGGTGACCTCGACCGAGGCGTGCTGGCTTACCTCTACGATTCTCTCCAACTATCAGAAGATGCCTTTACAAGAAAGAAGCATCTTCACAGAAAG GTACTTAAACTTCACCCGTGTTTAGCTCCCATTAAAGTTGCTTTGGATGTGGGAAGAGGCCCAGCAGTGGAACTGAGACAG